From the genome of Acipenser ruthenus chromosome 14, fAciRut3.2 maternal haplotype, whole genome shotgun sequence, one region includes:
- the LOC117419468 gene encoding ubiquitin-conjugating enzyme E2 H: MSSPSPGKRRMDTDVVKLIESKHEVTILGGLNEFVVKFYGPQGTPYEGGVWKVRVDLPDKYPFKSPSIGFMNKIFHPNIDEASGTVCLDVINQTWTALYDLTNIFESFLPQLLAYPNPIDPLNGDAAAMYLHRPEEYKQKIKEYIQKYATEEALKEQEEGAGDSSSESSMSDFSEDEAQDMEL, encoded by the exons ATGTCGTCTCCAAGTCCGGGTAAAAGGCGAATGGATACCGACGTGGTGAAACT tattgaaagtAAACATGAAGTTACCATCCTGGGAGGACTCAATGAATTTGTAGTGAAGTTTTATGGACCACAAGGAA CGCCATATGAAGGGGGTGTGTGGAAAGTGCGAGTAGACCTACCTGACAAATATCCATTTAAATCTCCATCTATAG GATTCATGAATAAAATTTTTCATCCCAACATTGATGAAGC GTCAGGAACTGTGTGTCTAGATGTAATTAACCAAACATGGACAGCACTCTATG ATTTGACCAATATATTTGAATCGTTCCTGCCTCAGCTGCTTGCATATCCTAATCCTATAGATCCTCTAAATGGGGATGCTGCAGCCATGTACCTCCACCGACCAGAGgaatacaaacaaaaaattaaag AATACATCCAGAAATATGCAACAGAGGAGGCCCTGAAGGAGCAAGAGGAGGGTGCTGGGGACAGCTCGTCCGAGAGCTCAATGTCTGACTTTTCAGAAGATGAGGCCCAGGATATGGAATTGTAG